Proteins from a genomic interval of Leptospira kanakyensis:
- a CDS encoding SDR family NAD(P)-dependent oxidoreductase: protein MNTGLKDKKVLVTGSTKGIGFQTALGFAKEGAEVFIHGRSDKAVEAAKVEIKSILPNAKLGGVAADLVTEEGIQKLTKQIPDLDVLINNAGYFEPKPFFEITREDWQKMYETNVLSGAELTQNYLQGMLKRNYGRVVFVSSESALNIPVEMVHYGMSKTAQLSIARGSAEVCKGTNVTVNSVLPGPTLSEGVEEFIDALAKEKGKSKEEMARDFIRENRPSSLAGRFAKPEEIANVIVFLASDLASMINGASVRADGGVYKSI from the coding sequence ATGAATACAGGTTTAAAAGATAAAAAAGTATTAGTGACAGGATCCACAAAAGGAATTGGATTCCAAACGGCCCTTGGTTTTGCAAAGGAAGGAGCAGAAGTTTTTATCCATGGTCGGTCGGACAAAGCGGTGGAGGCAGCCAAGGTCGAAATCAAATCCATCCTACCCAATGCAAAGTTAGGTGGAGTGGCCGCAGATTTAGTAACAGAAGAAGGAATCCAAAAACTAACCAAACAAATTCCGGATCTTGATGTTTTAATCAACAATGCAGGATACTTCGAACCAAAACCTTTTTTTGAAATCACAAGAGAGGATTGGCAAAAAATGTATGAAACCAATGTCTTAAGTGGCGCAGAACTCACACAAAATTATTTGCAAGGAATGTTAAAAAGAAACTACGGTCGTGTTGTTTTTGTTTCAAGTGAATCAGCTCTCAACATTCCCGTAGAGATGGTGCATTACGGGATGAGTAAAACGGCTCAACTTTCCATTGCACGTGGGAGTGCCGAAGTTTGTAAGGGAACAAATGTTACCGTCAATTCTGTTCTGCCCGGTCCCACACTGTCCGAAGGGGTAGAAGAATTCATCGATGCCCTAGCCAAGGAAAAGGGAAAATCAAAGGAAGAAATGGCAAGGGATTTCATCCGGGAAAATAGACCTTCTTCACTTGCGGGAAGATTTGCAAAACCGGAAGAGATTGCCAATGTGATTGTTTTTTTGGCGAGTGACCTCGCTTCCAT
- a CDS encoding zinc-binding alcohol dehydrogenase family protein produces MKAIVSVYDAKENKSVLRSLEIPKEPLGDHDVRVQVMAVSVNPVDYKVRNSISLENPGPRILGWDAAGVVTELGAKVSTLKLGEEVYYAGDIKRPGSNAEFQVVDEWIVGKKPKNLNFKEAASLPLTTITAYESIFEKLKLDPMAKKIVLIVAGAGGVGSIAIQILKQMTKANVIATASREESIVWVKSLGADLVVNPNKDYLEQIQSLGQNGVNEVLLFSDPKDHFENLAKVLLPFGNICSIVESGSPINMNLLKSKSNGYLNEFMFTRSMYQTEDRIKQKQLLEEIAVLVEKGKINPTNQLDLGEMTEESLNKAHELLQTGKTIGKIVLGGMRK; encoded by the coding sequence ATGAAAGCAATTGTTTCTGTTTATGATGCCAAAGAAAACAAATCCGTATTACGGTCGTTAGAGATTCCAAAAGAACCACTGGGGGATCATGATGTTCGTGTCCAAGTGATGGCGGTCTCAGTCAACCCAGTGGACTATAAGGTTCGAAATTCGATCTCATTAGAAAATCCTGGTCCCAGAATTTTAGGATGGGACGCAGCTGGTGTGGTTACAGAGCTAGGTGCCAAGGTTTCCACTTTGAAACTAGGAGAGGAAGTTTATTATGCGGGGGACATCAAACGACCAGGAAGCAACGCGGAATTTCAGGTAGTGGATGAATGGATCGTAGGGAAAAAACCAAAAAACTTAAATTTTAAAGAAGCTGCCTCTCTTCCATTAACAACGATTACAGCCTACGAATCCATTTTCGAAAAATTAAAATTGGATCCAATGGCAAAAAAGATTGTTCTCATTGTTGCCGGTGCGGGTGGTGTGGGAAGTATCGCAATCCAAATCTTAAAACAAATGACAAAGGCCAATGTGATTGCCACTGCTTCCAGGGAAGAATCGATTGTTTGGGTCAAATCTCTCGGTGCGGATTTAGTTGTGAATCCAAACAAAGATTACCTGGAACAAATCCAATCCTTGGGACAAAATGGTGTAAACGAAGTCCTTCTCTTTAGTGATCCGAAAGACCATTTCGAAAATTTAGCCAAGGTGCTCCTTCCCTTTGGAAATATTTGTTCCATTGTGGAATCCGGCTCTCCCATCAATATGAATCTACTGAAATCCAAAAGTAATGGGTATTTGAATGAGTTTATGTTTACAAGGTCTATGTATCAAACAGAAGATCGTATCAAACAAAAACAATTGTTAGAAGAAATTGCAGTACTTGTGGAAAAAGGAAAAATCAATCCGACCAATCAGTTGGATTTGGGAGAGATGACAGAAGAAAGTCTAAACAAAGCACACGAACTTTTACAAACAGGAAAAACAATTGGTAAAATTGTACTCGGAGGAATGAGAAAATGA
- a CDS encoding LysR family transcriptional regulator, producing MIPSIRDLDDLKTFVLVVQERSFTQVASRLGVTKAAIAKRIQGLEKVWNTQLFYRNTRKVIPTRDADLIFQKVITVLENVKDLENSLANKDELEGTLRVTCVSSMSNNFVSEIIEKFQEQNPKITIQLIVTDSLLDLMEESIDIGIRVGTEVPPGLTATELFKNRVSIVASPSYIKTHKQINSPKDLETHNLLYLDLHKVLRFSGTNFSLNDVSRIRNFLSNDAASLVQMGLKGKGVLIRSFWDIEEAVQSGKLIPILGAYPLENFGSVWVVHPNNRTPSRRMMVFRNFLESECSFKFNR from the coding sequence ATGATTCCTTCCATCCGTGATCTAGATGACCTAAAAACCTTTGTTTTGGTAGTACAAGAACGAAGTTTCACCCAAGTGGCTTCCCGATTGGGAGTGACCAAGGCAGCGATTGCCAAACGAATCCAAGGGTTAGAGAAGGTTTGGAACACCCAGTTGTTTTACCGGAACACAAGGAAGGTGATCCCTACAAGAGATGCCGATTTGATTTTTCAGAAAGTCATCACAGTCCTTGAGAATGTAAAGGATTTAGAAAACTCGCTGGCCAACAAAGATGAGTTAGAAGGAACCCTCCGTGTGACTTGTGTAAGTTCTATGTCGAATAATTTTGTTTCCGAGATTATCGAGAAGTTCCAGGAACAAAATCCCAAAATTACCATCCAACTCATCGTCACCGATAGTTTGCTCGATCTTATGGAAGAATCTATCGATATCGGAATTCGAGTGGGGACGGAAGTCCCTCCAGGGTTAACTGCTACAGAACTATTTAAAAATCGAGTCTCTATCGTTGCAAGCCCCTCGTATATCAAAACCCATAAACAAATCAATTCGCCAAAAGATTTGGAAACCCATAATCTTTTGTATTTGGATTTACATAAGGTTCTTCGTTTTTCGGGAACCAATTTTAGTTTGAATGATGTGAGTCGAATAAGAAATTTTTTATCAAACGATGCGGCAAGTCTGGTGCAGATGGGATTAAAAGGAAAAGGAGTTCTTATTAGATCTTTTTGGGATATAGAGGAGGCAGTCCAAAGTGGGAAACTCATTCCCATACTAGGTGCATATCCTTTGGAAAATTTTGGTAGTGTTTGGGTGGTTCATCCGAATAATAGAACACCTTCTCGGCGAATGATGGTTTTTCGTAATTTTTTAGAATCGGAATGTAGTTTCAAATTCAATCGATGA
- a CDS encoding endonuclease — protein MSDEKFSNNQSFWKNTLLVTTSILLLSFVSFYLYSDSEEKFTDGSKPQKEFDFQKAKRVLKRFYKKVGTDFYCGCKFSEDSEVQGRLKIDFESCGLNSRKDNHRQTWIEWEHIVPAHSFGSTRECWIKKDCESNGKLVRGRKCCQVTDPEFNQIEADLHNIVPVPGEINADRGIFPYGEIEGEERNYGLCDFEINFKEQTAEPKPNIRGDIARTYFYMEWKYGIAVPENRRKLYESWDKLDPPDTFEIRKNEIIEKIQKVKNPFID, from the coding sequence ATGTCGGACGAAAAATTTTCAAATAACCAGTCTTTTTGGAAGAATACTCTACTCGTAACGACTAGTATCTTGTTGTTATCTTTCGTTAGTTTCTACCTGTATTCTGATTCAGAAGAAAAATTTACCGATGGATCAAAACCACAAAAAGAGTTTGATTTTCAAAAAGCCAAACGTGTTTTGAAACGATTTTATAAAAAAGTAGGAACCGATTTTTACTGCGGATGTAAGTTCTCCGAAGATTCGGAAGTCCAAGGAAGACTTAAAATTGACTTTGAATCCTGCGGTTTAAATAGCCGAAAAGACAACCACCGCCAAACATGGATTGAATGGGAACATATAGTCCCAGCTCATAGTTTTGGTAGTACCCGCGAATGTTGGATAAAAAAAGATTGTGAATCCAATGGAAAACTTGTGCGGGGGCGTAAATGTTGTCAGGTTACTGATCCAGAGTTTAACCAAATTGAGGCGGACTTACACAATATTGTTCCAGTTCCCGGTGAAATCAATGCGGATAGAGGAATCTTCCCTTATGGAGAAATTGAAGGAGAAGAAAGAAATTACGGGTTATGTGATTTTGAAATCAATTTCAAAGAACAAACAGCAGAACCAAAACCAAACATTCGCGGAGACATCGCACGCACCTATTTTTATATGGAATGGAAATATGGAATTGCGGTTCCTGAAAATAGAAGAAAACTCTATGAATCCTGGGATAAATTAGATCCACCCGATACATTTGAAATTAGGAAAAATGAAATCATTGAAAAAATTCAAAAAGTGAAAAATCCATTCATCGATTGA
- a CDS encoding hydroxyacylglutathione hydrolase: MIEILPIFTNSPLRNFSYLVYSNRTGEAYCIDPFDAKGVLGYARKLGIKIKGILNTHEHGDHTQGNLELKEETKAIIYGHKDAKHKIPGLDQILKEGDIVFSVEEESLAVWDTPGHTFSHLSFVRKNPKTVLGIFSGDTLFNVGVGNCFRGGEPNVLYDTIRSRYETLPDSCLLYPGHDYWENNLKFAEHIDPENKFREEFQTSLQPYQVSEMGIEKKLNPFFRRTTSSVKNRLEELQEKISDDRSVFLTLRKLRDNW, from the coding sequence ATGATTGAGATCCTTCCCATTTTTACCAATTCTCCCCTCAGAAACTTTAGTTACCTTGTTTATTCCAATAGAACAGGTGAAGCCTATTGTATTGATCCCTTTGATGCAAAGGGAGTCCTTGGTTATGCGAGAAAGTTAGGAATCAAAATCAAAGGAATTTTAAATACTCACGAACATGGTGACCATACCCAAGGGAATTTAGAACTAAAAGAAGAAACAAAAGCAATTATCTACGGACATAAAGATGCCAAACATAAAATCCCTGGACTGGACCAAATTTTAAAAGAAGGTGATATTGTTTTTTCTGTGGAAGAGGAATCACTTGCCGTTTGGGACACACCTGGGCATACATTCTCTCACCTAAGTTTTGTTCGTAAAAATCCAAAAACAGTTTTAGGAATTTTTTCGGGTGATACTTTATTTAACGTAGGGGTGGGAAATTGTTTTCGCGGCGGAGAACCCAATGTTTTGTACGATACAATACGATCTCGATATGAAACCCTTCCGGACTCTTGTTTACTCTATCCTGGACATGATTATTGGGAAAACAATCTGAAATTTGCAGAACATATTGATCCTGAAAACAAGTTCCGCGAAGAATTTCAAACTTCCCTACAGCCTTATCAGGTTTCTGAAATGGGGATAGAAAAGAAACTGAATCCATTTTTCAGAAGGACAACCAGTTCTGTCAAAAACAGACTCGAAGAATTACAGGAAAAAATATCCGATGACCGTTCTGTATTTTTAACCTTACGAAAGTTAAGAGACAACTGGTAA
- the serA gene encoding phosphoglycerate dehydrogenase, with amino-acid sequence MVSYPKGKIKVLLLENVHKDAYELFHRDGFDVTLVKDAMEEAELIERISDVHVLGIRSKTNVTTKALENAKKLMTIGCFCIGTNQVELEEAEKRAVPVFNAPYSNTRSVAELVIAEIIMLARKATDQSRDVHLGKWNKIAKGCFEVRGKTLGIIGYGHIGSQVSVLAESMGMKVVFYDIISKLPLGNASSVHSYEELLQQSDFITFHVPETDETKNLFRKEHLNLVKPGAYLLNLSRGKVLEIDALVEGLKSGKLAGAGVDVFPEEPKSNDDPFVSPLQGLPNLILTPHIGGSTEEAQKNIGTEVAEKLLKYVNNGSTTFSVNFPNIELGNLKSGYHRILNIHQNQPGFLRDINSIISDLGGNILTQNLSTSSNIGYLSMEIDKNLGDELKNKIKAHKHSIRTRILY; translated from the coding sequence ATGGTATCTTATCCCAAAGGAAAAATAAAAGTCCTACTTCTGGAAAACGTCCACAAGGATGCTTACGAACTTTTCCACCGAGACGGTTTTGACGTGACCCTCGTCAAAGATGCGATGGAAGAAGCGGAACTCATCGAAAGGATTTCGGATGTACACGTTTTAGGCATTCGTAGCAAAACAAATGTTACAACCAAGGCCTTAGAAAATGCTAAAAAATTAATGACTATTGGTTGTTTCTGTATCGGAACCAACCAAGTGGAACTAGAGGAAGCAGAAAAACGTGCTGTTCCTGTATTCAACGCCCCTTATAGCAATACAAGATCGGTTGCGGAACTTGTCATCGCTGAGATCATTATGCTCGCAAGAAAAGCTACCGACCAATCGCGCGATGTACATTTAGGGAAATGGAATAAAATTGCAAAAGGTTGTTTTGAAGTTCGGGGAAAAACACTCGGAATCATCGGTTATGGACATATTGGATCTCAAGTTTCTGTCCTTGCTGAATCTATGGGGATGAAGGTTGTTTTTTACGACATCATATCCAAACTTCCTCTTGGAAACGCATCTTCTGTACACAGTTATGAAGAACTGCTACAACAATCTGATTTTATTACCTTCCATGTTCCCGAAACAGATGAAACAAAAAATCTATTCCGCAAAGAACATTTGAATCTAGTAAAACCTGGTGCTTATTTGTTAAACCTTTCTCGTGGAAAAGTATTAGAAATTGATGCTCTTGTGGAAGGCCTAAAATCAGGAAAACTCGCCGGCGCAGGTGTAGACGTTTTTCCTGAGGAACCAAAATCCAATGACGATCCATTTGTTAGCCCACTGCAAGGATTACCAAACCTAATCCTAACACCACATATCGGTGGTTCTACGGAAGAAGCACAAAAAAACATTGGAACAGAAGTTGCTGAAAAACTTTTAAAATATGTGAACAATGGATCTACAACGTTTTCTGTGAACTTTCCAAACATTGAATTGGGGAATTTAAAATCAGGTTACCACCGAATTTTAAACATCCACCAAAACCAACCTGGATTTTTAAGAGATATCAACTCGATCATTTCTGATTTAGGTGGAAACATTTTAACACAAAACTTAAGTACCTCATCAAATATTGGTTATTTGAGTATGGAAATTGATAAAAATTTGGGTGATGAACTAAAAAATAAAATCAAAGCCCATAAACATTCCATTCGCACTCGAATCCTGTATTAA
- the lysS gene encoding lysine--tRNA ligase: MKDSNELIEQRIQKINDLKTKGINPYPLRFFPNANSKSLIAGFDPNQTEKKSFKLGGRLHAKRVMGKASFAHLKDAEGLIQLYATRDDLGEENYSLFKSLDLGDWIGIEGWLFQTQKGETTLHLTSVQLLAKCIRPLPVVKEKDGVVYDAFSDVEQRYRMRYVDLVVNENVRETFKMRSRIISEIRKFLTNEGFLEVETPMMQPIAGGAAARPFVTHHNTLDMELFLRIAPELYLKRLIVGGMDRVFELNRNFRNEGISTKHNPEFTMMEAYMAFGDMETMLSLTERMIVSVAEAIGKGLKFAYGKDQIDLSAPWKRAKYIDIIKEYSGIDFSKITDLNDAINQAKAKGVDSSDSVSIWKVCDDVFSSLVEPHLIQPIFITDFPKELSPLAKSGEDDPKYVERFEPYVAGREIGNAFTELNDPFDQRERFEEQVKQREAGDDEAFMMDDDYIRALEYGLPPTGGLGIGIDRLVMLLTDSHSIRDTILFPLMRPE, encoded by the coding sequence ATTAAAGATTCCAACGAACTGATTGAACAACGCATTCAAAAAATTAACGATTTAAAAACAAAAGGAATCAACCCCTACCCACTTCGTTTTTTTCCCAATGCCAATTCCAAATCACTGATCGCAGGGTTTGATCCCAACCAAACAGAAAAAAAGTCCTTCAAATTGGGTGGTCGTTTGCATGCAAAACGAGTGATGGGAAAAGCAAGTTTTGCCCACCTAAAAGATGCAGAAGGTCTCATCCAATTGTATGCCACTCGAGATGATTTAGGAGAAGAAAATTATTCACTATTCAAATCACTAGACTTAGGAGATTGGATTGGAATCGAAGGTTGGCTCTTCCAAACACAAAAAGGGGAAACTACACTTCACCTAACAAGCGTCCAACTCCTTGCGAAATGTATACGTCCACTTCCTGTTGTGAAAGAAAAAGACGGTGTTGTTTATGACGCATTCTCTGACGTAGAACAAAGATACCGCATGCGTTATGTGGACTTAGTTGTGAACGAAAATGTTAGAGAAACATTTAAAATGCGTTCTCGTATCATTTCCGAAATTCGTAAATTTTTGACAAATGAAGGATTTTTAGAAGTAGAAACCCCAATGATGCAACCGATCGCTGGTGGTGCGGCGGCACGTCCCTTTGTGACCCACCATAACACTCTCGATATGGAGTTATTTTTACGGATTGCACCGGAACTCTATCTTAAACGACTGATCGTGGGTGGAATGGACAGAGTGTTTGAACTCAACCGCAACTTTCGTAACGAAGGAATCTCCACAAAACACAATCCAGAATTCACAATGATGGAAGCCTATATGGCTTTTGGTGATATGGAAACAATGTTGTCACTTACGGAGAGAATGATTGTTTCGGTAGCGGAAGCCATTGGTAAAGGTTTAAAATTTGCTTATGGAAAAGATCAAATTGATCTTTCTGCTCCTTGGAAACGTGCAAAATACATTGATATCATTAAAGAATATTCAGGAATCGATTTTAGTAAAATTACTGACCTGAATGATGCTATCAACCAAGCAAAAGCAAAAGGTGTGGACTCTTCTGATTCCGTTTCCATTTGGAAAGTATGTGATGATGTATTTAGTTCCCTCGTCGAACCACACCTCATCCAACCTATCTTTATTACAGATTTTCCAAAGGAACTTTCACCGCTTGCTAAGTCCGGGGAAGACGATCCAAAATATGTGGAACGTTTTGAACCTTATGTTGCTGGACGTGAAATTGGAAACGCCTTCACTGAGTTAAACGATCCATTCGACCAAAGAGAACGGTTTGAAGAACAAGTAAAACAAAGAGAAGCTGGTGATGACGAAGCCTTTATGATGGATGATGACTATATCCGGGCTTTAGAATATGGACTTCCACCAACAGGTGGCCTCGGAATTGGAATTGATCGTTTAGTGATGTTACTCACGGACTCCCACTCCATCCGGGATACAATCCTATTCCCGCTCATGAGACCGGAATAA
- a CDS encoding viperin family antiviral radical SAM protein, giving the protein MMNSEITVNFHLTKNCNFRCGFCFAHFKQSSHLEIEKTASIVREIKKSGFRKINFAGGEPLLYKNFESLLLVSKEIGLITSMISNGSRITKSWVNNNAPNLDILGISCDSAKPETLRQIGRGDGSSIDHTKKIFSWITDYNEKSGRRVFKKLNSVVSKFNWNENMSEYVASLNIDRWKVFQVLKIEGENDHKFSEFETDENEFNFFLKNHKELAKFGLKIVPENNSAMTNSYLMVNPDGCFYYNHNGKYLLSDPILDVGIETALKQIHFSKDKFKKREGFYII; this is encoded by the coding sequence ATGATGAACTCAGAAATTACGGTGAATTTTCACCTAACTAAAAACTGCAATTTCAGATGTGGATTTTGTTTTGCCCATTTTAAACAATCATCACATTTAGAAATAGAAAAAACTGCCTCTATTGTGCGGGAAATAAAAAAGAGCGGATTCAGAAAAATTAATTTTGCAGGTGGGGAACCATTGCTTTACAAAAATTTTGAATCTTTACTTTTAGTTTCGAAAGAAATTGGTTTGATAACATCAATGATTTCAAATGGATCGAGAATTACCAAATCTTGGGTAAATAACAATGCGCCCAATTTAGATATTCTTGGAATCAGTTGTGATAGTGCAAAACCGGAAACTTTACGACAAATTGGTAGAGGAGACGGTTCAAGTATAGATCATACTAAGAAAATATTTTCTTGGATCACTGATTACAATGAGAAATCAGGAAGGAGGGTGTTTAAAAAATTGAATTCAGTTGTTTCTAAATTTAATTGGAATGAAAATATGAGTGAATATGTAGCTTCGTTAAATATTGACCGATGGAAAGTTTTTCAAGTTTTAAAGATTGAAGGAGAGAATGATCATAAGTTTTCTGAATTTGAGACAGATGAAAATGAATTTAATTTCTTTCTAAAAAATCATAAGGAATTGGCAAAATTTGGTCTTAAGATTGTTCCAGAGAATAACTCTGCAATGACAAACTCCTATTTGATGGTAAACCCCGATGGTTGTTTTTACTACAATCACAATGGGAAATACCTTCTAAGCGATCCAATACTGGATGTAGGAATTGAGACCGCACTTAAACAAATTCACTTTTCTAAAGATAAATTTAAGAAACGAGAAGGTTTTTATATAATTTAA
- a CDS encoding alpha/beta hydrolase: MNRIKKYTVSGLIFSIILLSAIAYYFSSLVLYPTVKCNPDHHVFCTGPSEVGLEFEEITIKTADNLNLVNYWIPAKQAKATIILVHGHGGQRNEGIRFAKSLHDAGYNLLLLSLRRNHGGFASMGYHEQKDVDAALTYLKTKGYQKIGIFGFSMGSATSIIAMADHPEIQAGIFSSGYGKAIDVLVESAKRDFGIPYYPLIPVVKLALNYRGDMDIDTVRPIDKIASISPRPIAIFHCTKDDYVDYHHAEDLFAKAGEPKSLWSPECNRHERLWNFNPKEAESRAVGFFQKYLK; the protein is encoded by the coding sequence ATGAACAGAATCAAAAAATATACAGTTTCCGGATTGATTTTTAGTATCATCTTACTCAGTGCGATCGCCTATTACTTTTCTAGTTTAGTCCTTTATCCAACGGTAAAATGCAATCCAGACCACCATGTTTTTTGTACTGGGCCAAGTGAAGTTGGTTTAGAATTTGAAGAGATAACAATCAAAACAGCGGACAATTTGAACCTTGTTAATTACTGGATTCCCGCCAAACAAGCGAAAGCCACAATCATCTTAGTTCATGGTCATGGTGGGCAAAGAAACGAAGGGATTCGATTTGCCAAAAGCCTACACGATGCAGGATACAATTTGTTACTGCTCAGTTTACGTCGTAATCATGGAGGATTTGCTTCCATGGGATATCATGAACAAAAAGATGTGGATGCTGCACTTACCTATTTAAAAACTAAGGGATATCAAAAAATTGGAATCTTTGGATTTTCCATGGGTTCCGCCACTAGCATCATCGCGATGGCCGATCATCCAGAAATCCAAGCAGGTATTTTTAGTAGTGGGTATGGCAAAGCCATTGATGTTCTTGTCGAGTCTGCAAAACGTGATTTTGGAATTCCTTATTACCCATTGATTCCGGTTGTCAAACTTGCTTTAAACTATCGCGGGGATATGGATATTGATACTGTCAGACCTATTGATAAAATTGCCTCCATCAGTCCAAGGCCCATTGCCATCTTTCATTGTACAAAAGATGATTATGTAGATTACCATCATGCAGAAGATTTGTTTGCGAAAGCTGGTGAACCAAAATCTCTCTGGTCACCTGAATGCAATCGACACGAACGCCTTTGGAATTTTAATCCTAAGGAAGCAGAGTCAAGAGCCGTAGGTTTTTTTCAAAAGTATTTGAAATAG
- a CDS encoding DUF1499 domain-containing protein, giving the protein MEPSLTVFFICCMSVLSPLSGVNDGELRGCPPSPNCVSSQSMEYNFVHKVDPITYTTSRQVAYERISKYFHDSENIWIREEKEGEYIRVIFFTKVFRFPDRVEIYFPEGKQEAQIRSQSALGLWDIFANRRRVNQFRELLAKEESE; this is encoded by the coding sequence ATGGAACCTTCGTTAACTGTTTTCTTTATTTGTTGTATGAGTGTCCTTAGTCCTCTTTCGGGGGTGAATGATGGAGAACTGCGGGGTTGTCCACCGTCGCCTAACTGTGTTTCTAGTCAGAGTATGGAGTACAATTTTGTCCATAAAGTAGATCCAATCACTTATACTACATCGAGACAAGTGGCTTACGAAAGAATCAGCAAATACTTTCACGATTCAGAAAACATCTGGATTCGAGAAGAGAAGGAAGGAGAATACATCCGAGTGATTTTTTTCACAAAGGTATTTCGGTTTCCCGATCGAGTGGAAATCTATTTTCCGGAAGGCAAACAAGAAGCCCAGATTCGTTCCCAATCCGCACTTGGACTTTGGGATATTTTTGCCAATCGAAGGAGAGTGAATCAGTTTAGAGAATTGCTCGCGAAGGAAGAATCAGAGTAA
- a CDS encoding FAD-dependent oxidoreductase, whose protein sequence is MKPIFCYQVPVVVGSGISGAAVAMMNPEVVIYDKGKSFGGRVSSKTKDSFSYDFGATMFRDQMEVRWLGGETKYSILEIWKSKQIQLPVNPIYDKSHFYPTKGMADLVSAMMGQVKPIQGHHLKKIEVADEETWNLEFDHSETKERETVCSHSVILTLPIPQILEIFNRSKDNPKLQKWKTFLEPFNDYRKTLVSYFYWDKWKPNWEALGLNPSSLIPISTSLERGTDWEYQSWESIKYPNEFEDGSALLVQFGVIFSESHFEDWMDQNKNPTNKYKDYLIRELKEKFNAPPPNLIWNHKWKYAQAQLPLLGREGALQLDLPSFDEWKNLCKETRITILGDWLFGSKIERIIGGIYFLNHNALL, encoded by the coding sequence GTGAAACCAATTTTTTGTTACCAAGTTCCAGTAGTGGTTGGCTCTGGAATTTCCGGTGCCGCCGTTGCCATGATGAACCCCGAAGTTGTGATTTACGACAAGGGAAAATCATTTGGAGGTAGAGTCTCTAGTAAAACAAAGGATTCTTTTTCTTATGATTTTGGTGCTACCATGTTTCGTGACCAAATGGAAGTTCGGTGGCTAGGTGGTGAAACAAAGTATTCGATTCTCGAAATTTGGAAATCGAAACAAATCCAGTTACCAGTGAATCCCATTTATGACAAATCACATTTTTATCCCACAAAAGGGATGGCAGATCTTGTATCGGCAATGATGGGTCAGGTGAAACCCATCCAAGGCCATCATCTAAAAAAAATAGAAGTTGCAGACGAAGAAACCTGGAACTTGGAATTTGATCACTCAGAAACAAAAGAAAGAGAAACGGTTTGTTCACACTCAGTCATTCTGACCCTTCCCATTCCGCAAATTTTAGAAATTTTTAATCGTTCCAAAGATAATCCTAAATTACAAAAATGGAAAACCTTTTTAGAGCCATTCAACGACTACCGTAAAACATTGGTTAGTTATTTCTATTGGGACAAATGGAAACCAAATTGGGAGGCATTGGGACTCAATCCATCTTCTCTCATTCCGATTTCTACAAGTTTAGAACGCGGAACCGATTGGGAATACCAAAGTTGGGAAAGTATCAAATATCCAAATGAATTTGAAGATGGGTCAGCCCTTCTCGTTCAATTCGGGGTTATTTTTTCCGAATCTCATTTTGAAGATTGGATGGATCAAAATAAAAATCCAACAAACAAATACAAAGATTATCTGATTCGGGAGCTGAAAGAAAAATTCAATGCTCCTCCACCCAATTTAATTTGGAACCATAAGTGGAAGTATGCGCAGGCTCAACTGCCTTTACTTGGTCGCGAGGGTGCTCTCCAACTAGACTTACCTAGTTTCGATGAATGGAAAAACCTATGTAAAGAAACAAGAATTACCATCCTAGGAGACTGGCTTTTCGGATCCAAAATAGAAAGGATTATTGGTGGAATTTATTTTTTGAATCACAACGCTTTACTCTGA